The following coding sequences lie in one Hydrogenophaga sp. PBL-H3 genomic window:
- a CDS encoding ABC transporter permease, translating to MNTTTLSPVGHAAPRSIWATRWQALIHHKPAAIALVVLLLLTVFCFSAPLYGALMGIDPNASDLFERYSEPTAKHVLGTDEIGRDVLLRLMYGGQISLAVGVLATLFGAVIGVAIGVLAGFVGGRTDAFLMRATDCMIALPLVPLLVVMAAIDLSKLGVPHDLAQSPMVSFWRIVIIISLVDWTTIARVVRAGTLTVRGQDYVLSARVSGGSGLYNILTHVLPNVATPIIVASTLTVSRVILLESTLSFLGVGVMPPTPTWGNMLNNAQELATTAPMLAVYPGLLIFMTVIAFNFLGDGLRVAFDPRSDH from the coding sequence ATGAACACAACCACCCTCTCTCCCGTGGGCCATGCCGCCCCGCGTTCGATCTGGGCGACCCGCTGGCAGGCGCTCATTCACCACAAACCCGCGGCGATTGCGCTGGTGGTGCTGCTACTGCTGACGGTGTTCTGCTTCAGCGCGCCGCTGTACGGTGCGCTCATGGGGATCGACCCCAACGCATCTGACCTGTTCGAGCGCTACAGCGAGCCTACCGCCAAACACGTGCTCGGTACCGACGAGATCGGCCGTGACGTGCTGTTGCGTCTCATGTACGGCGGACAGATCTCGCTCGCCGTCGGTGTTCTGGCCACACTGTTCGGTGCCGTGATCGGTGTGGCCATCGGCGTGCTCGCGGGTTTTGTGGGTGGCCGCACCGACGCCTTTCTCATGCGCGCGACCGACTGCATGATTGCGCTGCCCCTGGTGCCCTTGCTGGTGGTGATGGCCGCCATCGACCTGAGCAAGCTGGGTGTGCCGCACGACCTGGCGCAAAGCCCGATGGTGTCGTTCTGGCGCATCGTGATCATCATCTCGCTGGTGGACTGGACCACCATCGCGCGCGTCGTCAGGGCCGGAACGCTCACCGTGCGCGGGCAGGACTATGTGCTGTCGGCCCGCGTCAGCGGAGGCAGCGGTCTCTACAACATCCTCACGCACGTGCTGCCCAACGTGGCGACGCCCATCATCGTGGCGTCAACCCTCACGGTGAGCCGTGTCATCCTGCTGGAGTCGACGCTCAGTTTCCTGGGGGTCGGCGTGATGCCGCCCACACCCACGTGGGGCAACATGCTCAACAACGCCCAGGAGCTCGCCACCACGGCGCCCATGCTCGCCGTTTACCCCGGGTTGCTGATCTTCATGACCGTGATCGCGTTCAACTTTCTGGGCGACGGTCTGCGTGTGGCTTTCGATCCGCGCTCCGACCATTGA
- a CDS encoding ABC transporter ATP-binding protein, protein MSVLLDIDSMCVHFKVGAGLLRPGKTLRAVEKVSLTIGENETLALVGESGSGKTTLGRVVAGLEKPTQGRVHFRGEQIRSTGKIQMVFQDPFSALDPRMLVGDIVAEPLRLLREGTAQERRERVRTMIDQVRLPADAADRYPHEFSGGQRQRIAIARALISNPELIVADEPLSALDVSIQSQVLNLIMDLKDSRKLALLFVSHDLAVVHHIADRVAVLYLGRLVEIAGRDELFSRPSHPYTRALLDAAPRIGARRVRGASTLKGEIPSPINPPSGCVFHTRCPKATDICRSVEPVLEALPGRSGQWAACHFKE, encoded by the coding sequence ATGAGTGTTTTGCTGGATATCGATTCGATGTGCGTTCACTTCAAGGTGGGCGCCGGTTTGCTGCGGCCGGGGAAAACCCTGCGCGCGGTGGAGAAGGTGAGCCTGACGATCGGCGAGAACGAAACGCTGGCGCTGGTGGGGGAGAGCGGAAGCGGCAAGACCACGCTCGGTCGTGTCGTGGCCGGGCTTGAAAAGCCCACGCAAGGGCGGGTGCACTTCCGTGGCGAGCAGATCCGCTCGACGGGCAAGATCCAGATGGTCTTCCAGGACCCCTTTTCCGCGCTCGACCCGCGCATGCTGGTGGGCGACATCGTGGCCGAGCCCCTGCGCCTGCTGCGCGAGGGCACGGCGCAGGAACGGCGCGAACGCGTGCGGACCATGATCGATCAAGTCCGTTTGCCTGCCGATGCCGCCGACCGTTATCCGCATGAGTTCTCCGGCGGACAGCGTCAGCGCATCGCCATCGCACGCGCCCTGATCTCCAACCCGGAACTGATCGTGGCCGACGAGCCCCTCTCGGCGCTGGACGTCTCGATCCAGAGCCAGGTGCTCAACCTGATCATGGACCTCAAGGACAGCCGCAAGCTGGCCTTGCTGTTTGTCAGCCACGACCTCGCGGTGGTGCATCACATTGCCGACCGCGTGGCGGTGCTGTACCTGGGTCGTCTGGTCGAGATCGCCGGTCGCGACGAGCTGTTCTCCAGGCCCAGCCATCCCTACACCAGGGCGTTGCTCGATGCGGCTCCGCGCATCGGTGCGCGCCGCGTGCGCGGAGCGTCGACCTTGAAGGGAGAAATCCCCAGCCCCATCAACCCGCCATCGGGTTGCGTCTTCCACACCCGTTGCCCCAAGGCCACCGATATCTGTCGCAGCGTGGAGCCCGTGCTCGAAGCGTTGCCCGGGCGGTCTGGTCAATGGGCCGCTTGTCACTTCAAGGAGTAG
- a CDS encoding ABC transporter permease: protein MSSYSLRRTAQALLVALIMSFALYNMISLLPGDPVDLMLEGNPSLTPELVAQMRKLHGVDQPVLTRYWSWLSGLAAGDMGYSNTHFKPVSDVLTPALVQTSKLMILTFVISVSASLVLGCIAAMKPGGWADNVISFVAFACISSPAFWVALIFLMVFAVKLQWVPATATALDPSMGFMQELRYLVLPVLTLTLFSMGQYIRYVRASMIETLNADFIRTARAKGLGKWTVISRHALRNALVPVVTLMALSFGSLMSGALVVETMFGVQGMGKAIYDAVMHKDFNVAMIGVLFATLITLFANLVADLAYGWLDPRISLK from the coding sequence ATGAGCAGCTATAGCCTACGTCGCACCGCCCAGGCATTGCTTGTGGCCCTGATCATGTCGTTCGCCCTGTACAACATGATTTCGCTGCTACCCGGTGACCCGGTGGACCTGATGCTGGAGGGCAACCCTTCACTCACCCCTGAGCTCGTGGCGCAAATGCGCAAGCTCCACGGGGTCGATCAGCCCGTGCTCACGCGCTACTGGAGCTGGCTGAGCGGACTGGCCGCGGGGGATATGGGTTACTCCAACACCCACTTCAAGCCGGTCTCCGATGTGCTGACGCCCGCGTTGGTGCAGACCTCCAAGCTGATGATCCTGACCTTCGTCATCAGCGTGAGCGCGTCACTCGTGCTGGGCTGCATTGCCGCCATGAAACCCGGAGGGTGGGCCGACAACGTGATCAGCTTCGTGGCCTTTGCCTGCATTTCGTCACCGGCCTTCTGGGTCGCGCTCATCTTTCTCATGGTGTTCGCCGTCAAGCTGCAGTGGGTGCCGGCCACCGCCACGGCACTGGACCCGAGCATGGGGTTCATGCAGGAGCTGCGCTATTTGGTGCTGCCTGTGTTGACGCTCACGCTCTTCAGCATGGGTCAGTACATACGGTATGTGCGTGCTTCGATGATCGAAACTCTGAACGCCGATTTCATCCGCACCGCCCGAGCCAAGGGCCTGGGCAAATGGACGGTCATCAGCCGCCACGCCTTGCGCAATGCCTTGGTGCCGGTGGTCACGCTCATGGCGCTGAGTTTCGGCTCACTCATGTCGGGCGCGCTGGTGGTGGAGACCATGTTCGGCGTGCAGGGCATGGGCAAGGCGATCTACGACGCCGTCATGCACAAGGACTTCAACGTCGCCATGATCGGCGTGCTTTTTGCCACCCTCATCACCTTGTTTGCCAACCTGGTGGCGGACCTGGCCTACGGCTGGCTTGATCCGAGGATCTCACTCAAATGA
- a CDS encoding ABC transporter ATP-binding protein, protein MSQKLAMQEVPGALALEVTDLTVAFEKQGRRVEVVSGVSFSIAAGRTLGVVGESGCGKTMTSLAVMGLTPAHGLVSGSIRLAGQEMVGAPERVWEDSRGARAAMVFQEPMSALNPVMTIGRQIAEVLVRHRRMRWREAHEHAVEALASVGIPSPGLRAKDYPHRLSGGMRQRAMIAIALACRPAVLVADEPTTALDVTIQAQVLDLMVEMQERLGMAIQFISHNLAVISEIADEIVVMYAGKVVEKAQADDLFNAPLHPYTRGLIETLPDPQRRVARLPVIPGAVPKLDVDFQGCRFAGRCRLADDHCRAVSPSLELHGAGHWVACHKVDV, encoded by the coding sequence ATGTCACAGAAGCTTGCGATGCAAGAGGTCCCGGGGGCGCTCGCCCTGGAGGTGACCGATCTTACGGTGGCATTCGAGAAGCAGGGACGCCGCGTGGAGGTGGTCTCCGGGGTCTCTTTTTCGATTGCTGCAGGCCGCACACTCGGCGTGGTGGGTGAGAGCGGTTGTGGCAAGACCATGACCTCACTGGCCGTCATGGGCCTCACGCCCGCCCACGGCCTGGTGTCGGGCTCCATCCGGTTGGCTGGTCAGGAAATGGTGGGTGCTCCCGAGCGGGTCTGGGAAGACAGCCGGGGCGCCCGGGCCGCCATGGTGTTCCAGGAGCCGATGAGCGCGCTCAACCCTGTCATGACCATCGGTCGCCAGATTGCCGAAGTGTTGGTCCGGCACCGACGCATGCGTTGGCGCGAGGCGCATGAACATGCGGTGGAGGCGCTGGCCTCGGTGGGCATTCCTTCGCCGGGCTTGCGAGCGAAGGACTATCCGCACCGGCTTTCTGGTGGCATGCGCCAGCGCGCGATGATCGCCATTGCGTTGGCGTGCCGGCCCGCCGTGCTGGTGGCGGACGAACCCACCACGGCGTTGGACGTGACGATCCAGGCACAGGTGCTCGACCTGATGGTCGAGATGCAGGAGCGCCTGGGCATGGCCATCCAGTTCATCAGCCACAACCTCGCGGTGATCTCCGAGATCGCCGACGAGATCGTGGTGATGTACGCCGGCAAGGTGGTGGAGAAGGCGCAGGCCGACGACCTATTCAACGCGCCCTTGCACCCCTATACCCGCGGCCTGATCGAAACGCTGCCCGATCCCCAGCGCCGCGTGGCTCGCCTGCCGGTGATTCCGGGTGCGGTGCCGAAACTGGATGTCGATTTCCAGGGGTGTCGATTCGCGGGACGGTGCAGGCTGGCCGACGATCACTGCCGCGCCGTGTCCCCCTCTCTGGAATTGCACGGAGCGGGCCACTGGGTGGCTTGCCACAAGGTGGACGTATGA